AGTTCATGAACCTACTGCCGAGGAGGCTGTTGAAATCCTCAAGGGGCTGCGCGAGCGTTATGAAAGTCATCACCATGTGGAGATAAAAGATAATGCTGTCGAGGCCGCAGTAAGTCTATCGTCACGTTATATTACCGATCGTCATCTGCCTGATAAGGCGATTGACCTGATTGATGAAGCGGCATCGCGAGTGCGATTGCAGTCCAGCCAGCCGCCGCTTGATCTGAGGAAGGCGCGTCTCGAACTTAGCCGTGTTGTGGAAGAACTCGAGCAAGCCAAGCGTAACGAGCAAACTGAACGTGTAGAATCCCTTCAAAACAAGGAAACCAAACTTCATGATGAAGTCGAAACGCTTGAGGCGAACTGGATGCAAACACGCGACGAAATCAAAAAGATTGTTGATGAGGACGAGATTGCGCATATCGTGCAGTCTTGGACCGGTATTCCGGTGTCTCGTCTGGTAGAAGCCGAAACCCAAAAGCTGCTGCGTATGGAAGAAGAGCTGCATAAGCGAATCATCGGCCAGCATGTTGCAGTTGAAGCTGTTTCTAGAGCAGTGCGCCGCGCTCGCAGTGGGTTGAAAGATCCTAAGCGACCGATGGGTAGTTTTATCTTCCTCGGCCCAACTGGTGTCGGTAAAACAGAGATGGCCCGAGCGTTGGCGGCTTTCTTGTTCAGCAATGAAAATAACTGTGTCAGAATTGACATGAGTGAATACATGGAGCGCTTCGCTGTTTCCCGATTGGTTGGGGCACCTCCTGGATATGTTGGATATGAAGAAGGCGGTCAGCTTACCGAGGCTGTTAGACGCAATCCGTACAGCGTGGTGCTGCTCGACGAAATCGAGAAAGCCCATCCGGAAGTATTCAACATTCTCTTGCAAGTGATGGAGGATGGTCGATTGACTGATGCGCAAGGGCGCGTGGTTGATTTCCGCAATACGGTAATCATCATGACCTCCAACGTAGGCGTTCGCCAAATGGGCGATGACGGCCGCATCGGAATAAGACATTACTCTGAAGACATTACCGACCCGAAAGTCTACGAGTCGATGAAAACTCGCATTATGGACGAGATGAAGAAGCTCTTCCGACCCGAGTTCCTCAATCGCGTTGATGAGGTAGTGGTCTTCCACCCGCTGACTCAAGAAGAGATCCTGTCCATCGTAGACTTGATGCTGGGTCGAGTTCAGGATCAGCTCACAACTCAGAAAATCATGCTCGAAGTGGATACTGCGACCAAGGAAATGCTCGCTAAAGCCGGTTTCGACCCGAACTTCGGCGCAAGGCCTTTGCGACGCTCAGTCCAACGCTATATCGAGGATCCTCTTGCCGAGGAAATCCTCTTGGGCCGCTTCACTATGGGCGACACCATCGTTGCCAAGCTAGAGATCGATGGCAAGATAGTCTTCACCAAAAAAGAAGACAAAGAACCCGCCATCGCCGGTATGAAGCCCTCCGAAGTAAAAGAACGCCCAAGTTCGAGCTAGTTAAAAGAACCAAAGCCCCCCGGCATTTGCCAGGGGGCTTTTTTAGTTTGTTAAAACCCCAACTTGTACAATTCGTTCGGGTTGTCCCATAGCCACTTTTTGGCGATAGTTATTGCCTGGGATTCTGTCATGTGGTTGGCGGCTACTCTTCCAGCCAATACTCCTGCGATGTTGTCTCGGGCAATGGATAAGTGGCCATAGACTTTTTCTACGGCAGAGGGGAGGTAGTCGCCGCCGAAGCCTAGGATTTTATTAACGGGGACGGTGTCGATGATTTCGTCCAGGGCTTCGAAGGTGGCTTTTTTGGAGATGATGTGAGCCCAGCAGAGGTTCAGCCAGACGTTGGGGAAGCTTTTACCCAGCATGATGGTCTCCCTAATCCACGGATAACCCAGATGGAAGATATCGAATTTGACGTTGGGATGTCTTTGGAGCATGGGAATCATGTGCAAGGGGTCGAGATTACGGAAGTCGCCCCAGTATCCTGTATGAACGGCTACTGGCAAATCAATTTGCCCGCAATATTTAATCATCTCGTCGATGATATAGCTTCGAAGGGTGATGCCTTCTGCCTTTCCTCCGTTGAAGAGGATGTTATTGAATATGCGAATCGCCTCTTGCCGATCGGGGGCTTCGAAAGGATTCGAAACCATCTTCATCCCCACTGCGCCTTCGGCTTTTTTAGTCTTAATATAGTTACGGCCGACATCGAGGTAATCATCGAGGGATCGAATGCAGGCATCCTGATCAAACACAGGATGCAGCAACCAGTTCAAGTTTTGATGATCCCAAATCTGAGGCATCGACACTAATCCGGTAAGGAGCGGCGTATCGCTGATGACCTTCGGATCATCGCACATGGTAAGGCTGGTGCGGATATTGCATGCTTTACGCAGCACTCGCTCATAAATGCCAGGCGTGTTGGCTTTCTTCATCGCATCAGTGATGGCTTGATAAGTGTTTTTATTAATATCATCCGCGCCATAGAACTTGCTAGCCGCAATCAACGACGCCTGGGCATAAGAGGTATAGCGGAAATTCTCCCAATAAGGCTCGAAAATACTCCATCGGTAATCCAGAGGGATGTTTTGGTTGAAGAGGGCTTTACGGTTCTCTTCATTTATTCCCGCCACACCCATATCACCACCGGTATAGTGGCTAAAAAGGTTAAACACATCCACTTCGGAGCCCGTCCGTTTATTCTCCGGCCCAAGGTGCTCATGACAATCAATTATCTCAAACGCCTCAATTTCAGTTAGAAGGCTTTTTTTAATGCTATCCAAAGACATTGATTTTCCTTTCGTGAAAACGCTCCGATTCTCTCTTGTGGTTAGCTATACCACATTCATAGACGTTGGGGGTGTAAAATAGTAGGAACTATTGGGTTTTGAGGAGATAGCTTGGTGTTGAGGCGCGTTGGTTTCACTTTGATAGAGTTATTGGTAGTGATTGCTATTATTGTTGTACTTGCTGCTATCCTTTTCCCTGTATTTGCTGCGGCGCGTGAGAAGTCACGTACGATATCATGCACCTCTAATATGAGACAACTTGGAATCGCGGTGATGGCTTACGTTCAAGATAATTCATCGGCCTACCCACCCTCGACTAACTATGCGACTCCAACAGGTTCCCCTTCACGAGTTTGGATGGCTTTGGTTGAAACATATGTTAAGAATGAAGGCGTTTTTATGTGCCCCAGCGCAAAACAACCGTCATTTCAGCGGACATGGTCTCAAAGAGGTTACCTCTCGGTCGGCTATACATCACAAACGGCATTCGATCCGACATCTGTAGAAGGGTTTCCAACAGTTCTGCGTGAGGCAGCGCTGTTATTTCCCACCAATACTCCGCTTTTTGCCGACACACCAAATGCTCCAGCGGGGCAAGCGATGGGCAAATATCGAGGCTATGTATTCGATCCATGTTCGGGCAACCTGTCAAACGCTGATCAGAGTTTGATCCCTCCACTTACAGGTGATACAGATATTGTTGCAGCCAACCCGAACCTAACCCCCGGTCAGCTCAAACCTATCTTCGCTAGACACCACTCCGACAAATGTGGAAACGGACGCGTTCAACTCATCCTAGCAGACGGACATGCCCAAAGTTATACTGCCAACTCAATCAACGCAATGGACAAAGGGGCAAACCTCATATGGCGCTTCCGAGGCCTTTGCCCTTACTAAAAAGCCCCTATCCCCCGATTTCAAAGGCTATGGTCGCGATCTTGAACGGTGTTAAAGTCAGCGTTATGTCCTTGCCTTTGACACTATAATTGGGTTCATCGATTAGTCTCTCGTTTAAATTCACCGGTTCCGCAGAGAGGACGTTTAGAGGGGTTGTGATTGTGCCGGTGACGGTTTGATTGGTTGTGTTATAGATGCGGACGATGAGCTTGTCTTCTCGCTCGGCCAGCTTGACGGCGCTTAGGACGAGGGCGTCGTTGTCCAAAGTGAAGGCGCTATAGTTCAAAGCCAGGTTGCCGGGGTGCTGGTCGGCTTCGATTACTTTTAACGGCGCATTAAGTAAATGGGCGGATTTCCAGACCTTCGCTTGTTCCCACGAGCCGATGTAGGGGATTAGGCGGTAATTGAAGGTGTATTCACCCAAACAATAGGCCAGCGGGGTGTGAATGCGCGGGTCGACGCGGTAAGGGCGCATATAGGTATCATCACGCGCTAACCACCCGACAGAGCGAAGCAGCGTGAGGGCAACTTCAGTGCTTTCGGGCATATCATCGACTTGGTACTCTGGCAAACCGATGCTTGCAACTGCTAAACCATATTGCTTATTATCCACCGCAAACCACATCTGCTGGCAGGTCGTGGCCTGTGGGATTTGATCCCAATCGGGATGCTTAGTCGGAGTGTTTTGACGTTCTATCACTCCAAAAGTGGTTTCGGCAACATGGGTCGGCGTTGTTATCGGCACAGTGGCGCGCATCCGCAATCGGTGCTCGATAGCGCGGTTATCGAATTTGGTTTCAACCTCAACATCCGTGCCGTCCGATCGCAATCGCACCTCATGGGACAATCGGCAAGCCACTTTCTTCTTGCTTCGCCCCCTGCGGCCTTGTTCCAAACTTTCAGGCAGCATGTAATCATATTCAATTCGAATTGCAGCGCGGACTGGGCCGGTTTCAATTAAACTAATCTCCGCATTCACCCCGTGGTTAGTGAACGTCTGAGAGTTGCTGGTGTAGGACCAATCGTCGATATCGCCGCAATCCTCAGTGTCTTCCATTGTAAGCGCATTCGGATAAACTACCCCTGAGCGCTTATCGGTGATATTGATTGTGCCGTTGGTATTCACATCTACCCGCAGATAAGGGTTCTCTAATAGAGTTGGCGTTGCCACTAATAGGTTAGCGCTTTTGTTTTCTGGCGCCCAGTCGGCGAAAAAGGTTTTATAGCCAAACGCCGGCACATTGCGAGCGTCGATTAGCAAATCAAAGCTCCATGTCTTCTGATTGGGCGCTGAGGGATAGCCTTCTTCTAGTTCACGGAAGTTTTGATTGACCATCTGGCATTGAACAGGTTTTCCATTCTCGTCCCGAACTTGAACCGTGCGAGCCATTTCATCTGAAGGCAATCCCATTATAACGGTGAATTTGGCGATTTCGCTGATCGGCCAGCCGTGGGGATTGAAGACGACCAGCGCCTTGCTCTTATCCCCTTCCGTCTCCCAAACCTTCTGATAGAGTTCCTTCTGGCGAAGGGAAATGCCACTAAACCATTCCTTCTTGCCCTGCTCTGGTTCTAAAGTATTGATGAACATGGCTATATGCTTTAGACTGGAGTCGCGAATAAGTTCACCCATCTGTTCTGCTGAAGCAAATCGCTGCATCATCTCGGGCG
This genomic window from bacterium contains:
- a CDS encoding ATP-dependent Clp protease ATP-binding subunit, coding for MWQRFTERARKVVFYAQEEAQRFGEGYVSTEHLLLGLVREPDSVAARVLDRMGVSLNRVRAEIERQLPRGEARPGQEMQLTPRAKRVIDLAYDEARQLNNNYIGTEHLLLGLIREGEGLAGRVLGKLGVDLERTRREVMALQDNETTASPARHRSRTQTLDEFGRDLTELARSGKLDPVIGRHNEIERVIQILSRRTKNNPCLVGEPGVGKTAIAEGLAQRIIHGEIPDALKERRIVALDLAALVAGTKYRGEFEERMKRVMDEVRKASGEVILFIDELHTLVGAGAAEGAIDASNIMKPALARGELQCIGATTFDEFRKYIERDAALARRFQPVQVHEPTAEEAVEILKGLRERYESHHHVEIKDNAVEAAVSLSSRYITDRHLPDKAIDLIDEAASRVRLQSSQPPLDLRKARLELSRVVEELEQAKRNEQTERVESLQNKETKLHDEVETLEANWMQTRDEIKKIVDEDEIAHIVQSWTGIPVSRLVEAETQKLLRMEEELHKRIIGQHVAVEAVSRAVRRARSGLKDPKRPMGSFIFLGPTGVGKTEMARALAAFLFSNENNCVRIDMSEYMERFAVSRLVGAPPGYVGYEEGGQLTEAVRRNPYSVVLLDEIEKAHPEVFNILLQVMEDGRLTDAQGRVVDFRNTVIIMTSNVGVRQMGDDGRIGIRHYSEDITDPKVYESMKTRIMDEMKKLFRPEFLNRVDEVVVFHPLTQEEILSIVDLMLGRVQDQLTTQKIMLEVDTATKEMLAKAGFDPNFGARPLRRSVQRYIEDPLAEEILLGRFTMGDTIVAKLEIDGKIVFTKKEDKEPAIAGMKPSEVKERPSSS
- a CDS encoding amidohydrolase family protein, producing MSLDSIKKSLLTEIEAFEIIDCHEHLGPENKRTGSEVDVFNLFSHYTGGDMGVAGINEENRKALFNQNIPLDYRWSIFEPYWENFRYTSYAQASLIAASKFYGADDINKNTYQAITDAMKKANTPGIYERVLRKACNIRTSLTMCDDPKVISDTPLLTGLVSMPQIWDHQNLNWLLHPVFDQDACIRSLDDYLDVGRNYIKTKKAEGAVGMKMVSNPFEAPDRQEAIRIFNNILFNGGKAEGITLRSYIIDEMIKYCGQIDLPVAVHTGYWGDFRNLDPLHMIPMLQRHPNVKFDIFHLGYPWIRETIMLGKSFPNVWLNLCWAHIISKKATFEALDEIIDTVPVNKILGFGGDYLPSAVEKVYGHLSIARDNIAGVLAGRVAANHMTESQAITIAKKWLWDNPNELYKLGF
- a CDS encoding type II secretion system protein, with translation MLRRVGFTLIELLVVIAIIVVLAAILFPVFAAAREKSRTISCTSNMRQLGIAVMAYVQDNSSAYPPSTNYATPTGSPSRVWMALVETYVKNEGVFMCPSAKQPSFQRTWSQRGYLSVGYTSQTAFDPTSVEGFPTVLREAALLFPTNTPLFADTPNAPAGQAMGKYRGYVFDPCSGNLSNADQSLIPPLTGDTDIVAANPNLTPGQLKPIFARHHSDKCGNGRVQLILADGHAQSYTANSINAMDKGANLIWRFRGLCPY
- a CDS encoding glycoside hydrolase family 38 C-terminal domain-containing protein, with translation MADKSPKVTAMVCSTTHWDREWGSTFQQYRFRLIKLVDKLLKILGTDPDYLCFSFDGQAVPIEDYLEIRSNEREHIAEFIREGRIQIGPWYVSLDEFLCSSESIVHNALIGHHIAEEYGGHAMKAGYVPDTLGHISQLPQILNGFGIKSAFLMRGLGGYPEEDDLEIWWEGLDGTRVLLCHQRFSYGNASNIGHTPDGSPPDLDEHTQEIKKMIEMMLPKVKTPFVLFNNGGDFVEPSPYLTKVINHAGKTLPYNVLHASFPEYAEAVLSCEPNLGVIKGELRGAKHECLISGTSSARMHLKQRNREVETLLEKYAEPVAALASLLGLKYDRQYIRAAWKELLKNHAHDSIYGEHIDPATPEMMQRFASAEQMGELIRDSSLKHIAMFINTLEPEQGKKEWFSGISLRQKELYQKVWETEGDKSKALVVFNPHGWPISEIAKFTVIMGLPSDEMARTVQVRDENGKPVQCQMVNQNFRELEEGYPSAPNQKTWSFDLLIDARNVPAFGYKTFFADWAPENKSANLLVATPTLLENPYLRVDVNTNGTINITDKRSGVVYPNALTMEDTEDCGDIDDWSYTSNSQTFTNHGVNAEISLIETGPVRAAIRIEYDYMLPESLEQGRRGRSKKKVACRLSHEVRLRSDGTDVEVETKFDNRAIEHRLRMRATVPITTPTHVAETTFGVIERQNTPTKHPDWDQIPQATTCQQMWFAVDNKQYGLAVASIGLPEYQVDDMPESTEVALTLLRSVGWLARDDTYMRPYRVDPRIHTPLAYCLGEYTFNYRLIPYIGSWEQAKVWKSAHLLNAPLKVIEADQHPGNLALNYSAFTLDNDALVLSAVKLAEREDKLIVRIYNTTNQTVTGTITTPLNVLSAEPVNLNERLIDEPNYSVKGKDITLTLTPFKIATIAFEIGG